The stretch of DNA ACGGTTGTACTGATATGCAGCATTATTCCTTCCTTGGTTTGATGATCTCCATTCCTACCATCAATTAGAATGAGAAGTTTGAtcgaaggaaaaaaaagggaaattcTCTCCCTAACATGCTGATCAAGTGTTTAAAGTTTAAACATCCAAAAAGTAAAAGAATAAAAATCTAGAAGAAAATTTGTGATTCTGAAATATTAAACAATATTCAAGCAAAAGTTGCAAAAGGTTAACCAAAAGATCTATGTTCTATCCAAGTTGAATAATGTGAAGTAAAATGAAGACATACAAAAACAGATTGTGTACCTTGAGAGGATGGTGTGGTGAGGGAGTGGAAAAGCAGAAGACGTTGCCATTCATAGTGGTAACAATAAGATCAAGGTCATCCCCACCATCCACATTGTCAGCCAAAACCATGGTGTACCTGCCAAAGTGAATCAGCCCATTTTTATCCAAGTCTAGTATCCAATCCTCAACAATGATATCAAACATCTTGCAAAGCAAAGAAGAAATGGCATACGAGGTTTCTCCAATGTCTACAACATCTGCACAGCCACTTGATCCCTCAATCAAATATAAATAACCGTCAAATGATGTTGTAGCAAGAGTTAGCCCTTTTGCATTTTCTCCATGTTTGCTCATGTCAAGCAGTAGAACAGGACTCATGATTCTTCCATGTGCTCTATAGGGGAAAGGTTGAATTTTTGAGCCATCCTTTCCACTAAGAACATAGATGTTTCCCGACACAGTTGGGACCACAACATCAGTGTGCCCATCTCCGTTGACATCACCAACGGTAGGTCGCTGTCATCATATGATACAATTATAATGATAATCAGATTGCAATTTAAAATCTGTAGACAAGTAATGAAAGAAATATAAAGCAAAGGAGATGCTGTGGTGAAAGCATATGCAGCTATAGCACTGTACAGACAGTCACAAGCCATGTGGTGCCTTGCCATACATTATAGACACCAGGAATTACAAAGCAACAATCCGTCAACATCTTACAAAAGAAACAAGTGAAACTTGCCTGTGGAATTAGACTCTTTAGATGCACTTCCCAGATTTCATCGCCTTCTGCAGTCCATGCTGCTACATTTCCATGGGAATCAGTAGTAACCATCTCGATTTTGCCATCATCATTGATGTCCGCAGCAATGACCGGTGCATGGATCTCAGCCATCTCAAGGGGGAATTTGTTCCTAACCTTACCTAATTGACAAAACAATATAAGAAGAGGATATGGATGCTTAACATAGAAATAAGTTACCAGTGTACTGTGCACAGAAGGCAGCCGGTGTAAAGGGTGGGAATTCATTGTATTCTAGAGAGAATTTCAGTGAATTACAGTCTAAATTTCCAAAGAAAAATAGCATGCTACAAAACTGATATATTTTTTTCCTGATTGAGAGGAGAGCTGTGTgtcatttcattaagaagaaagaaTACACCAACACCACACACCGAAGACAACCAGAAGTCAGTAGTACACACCAATATAAAACTGATTATTATGTTTGCCTATTTTAAACCGATGCGATTTTTCTCATAGACCAGCAAAACTTGATTTAACCTGTTCGGTTGTCTTTTGTTTTCTGTTTTACAAGGGGACAAATTACTTGGTCCCAACTCTTTTTTTGTCCAGCCACGGAACAGATCCTAAATTGGTGGCTCAGCCAGGAACACAAACCAGCGGACTGGTGCATCCTACCCTTTACCGGTGTGGATTATACCCCAGTATTTGTAACTACAACAATAAATATCACTATTCTAGTCGAGAAAGCTATAATCTGGGAACTTGATCTGTACAAAATATATGAAAAATAGGTCACTAGCTCAGAACAAAGCTGCTTTTGTGAACCATTAATATTATGAGATAAAAACTTACCACGATGGTCAATAACATAAAACAAGCCATAACCGGTTCCAACAAGGATGTCCAAATATCCATCACCATCCAAATCAACCAAAGTTGGAGAGGAATATACATGAGCACGGAAATTTACAGTATCTGTGCTCAAATCAAGATCTGCAGTCCATTTGACTTGCCGTGTGTCAAGGTTAAAGACAACTATACCacttgcaaaatatttttgcacGTCAATTCCTTCTAGTTCTTTTGCATGTTCTGGGTTGTCATAATATCTGCCAACAAAAGGAGCAAGTTAATAGTATAAGaaagtcaaaaaaaaatcacaaagtGTTTGTTTGTGGTAGCAAGTTCTGTTAAGAAAACAGTCTCCAATCATAAAAGTAAGATTAACAAACACCTAACATTGGCACGAAAGATAACACAATGCCACTAACAAACACCTAGTTTAGTACAtttttcatcaccataaaataTGTACCCACTAGttttgtaaaaaggaaaaaatgaaaTCTGGTGATAAAGCATGATTCAGAGAAGCGAAGGTTCGACCTGAATGAGATCAACCATGACAATGAAGAAACAAAGTTTTGTGATTTTATTCTTGAGACACAAATTGTAAATGTTACCATAGGACataaaaaatacatatgtttttttttcattattcAGGGTCAATCAAGTTCAAACTCACGTATACAGGCAAACAGTTTAAGCTAaaaaactcatttcaattatGAATCTGAAGTCTAATTAAGAAGTCATCTGTAACATGCACCAGATGTGTTTATAGCAAAGAAAGAAGTCTTACTCGCGATCAAAGAAGTATGATACAGCAATCACCATTTCTTGTACACCATCTTTGTCAATATCTGCAATTACCTGTAGAAAAAATGTGGATAATAACTCAGATCTATCTACGAAATGGACATAAAAACATAAGCAAAAGGAAATAAAAGGTTTACTTACTGGGGTGGACAAGATGTGGGCATCTATGCTCACATAATTTTCCTCCTTCTCATGTCCTTGTTCTTTCCAGTCCTCATCACCCCACATGGATTCATCATCATAGTCATCATAATCATAATTGTACTCATCGGGGAGATCTTCTGGATCCCGAAACAAGTCAAATGATGCATCAGCATCTTCCTCTAGAGGCTCATTATTTTCAGCAGTGGCTGCTACTTTTGCTCCGGAATCACTTTCATGAGTTTTTGAGCTTCCTGTTTTATCATCACTTTTGTCAGTTGTTTGAAGCAAGCGTCTCTGAGTCTGTGATGTATTCTCTGCTGCAGTAGTTACACTAGATACGCTCCCAGAATGAGTGTTGTCTACAATATTCAACAACTCCACATTCTCTTGTGCTTGGGTAGAATTAGGTTTTGTTTCAACTGAGTGTTGTTGCACAGATCCATTTTTCTGGGCCTCACCTCCCTCCACACTTCCTACAAtgataaacataaataaatcaCATCAAAATGGATGTTTCTTACATATTCTACATCACCAAAATGTCATAGATAGTCCATTATACAGATCAGTTAGTATAGTTTGGTACTGGTACAGTATCCATGCAATTCTTTTTATCCTTGAAGCAAGTTCCAATTTTCAGCACAGCTCTGCTAATTGAAATCCATGGAGCTACACAACTATAAGTTAAGCTTTATCATGAAATGCAAAAAAACAAATGAAGACATTTCTCTCAATAATTAACTACAAGAACACATTCCCATAGCATATTCTTGGATACCTGATTTGTTTTGCTCTATTGTGGGAGATTCCTTAGAAGCAGCCTCTTTGGCAATTGAATTGTCATGAACATCTGGATGAGAGCGGTCAACTGGATCTGGATTTAGTCCAACATACCAATCTTTACGGACTTTCCTACGAGGTACCTCAAGCTTGTCCATCATCATATAACCTGATACCCTACATAACAAACAAATAAATATCGCCGCATTTAACAGGAATACATAAAATTGTGCTTCGTAGAGTTCCTTACCTAAAGAAATTTACTACACCGTTGTAAGTTGCCAAAGCTATTTCCCGCACACCATCCTTGTCAATGTCATATAGAAGAGGACTTGAATGAACATTTGACTGATGAAATGCAGGCCATCCTGCAAAGCATACAACAAATACATATTTACAGGGACAATACACCAAACCAATTTATTTTACCATGTTAACAAGAGAAATTTGCTTAAAACTTTGTCAGGAGCTAAAAGGATCTTAGGACATTACAGACACTAATTAAGTACAGATGAAACTTCTTTCCATAATCTGTGAGGAAGAGGTAAGAATGCAACATAGCAATGAACCAGCACCTGGCAGTTTGTCTCCGTCAGTGCCTTCAAGAACTTCTAAGTAATGGACAAATGATGGCACCACTACTTCCAATTTTCCGTCACTGCAGCAGAAAAAGGTTCATTACAAGTGTCTCTATAATGATATCTTATCAAAGAAAATGCATTAAACATTAGCCGGGAGAATGGCAAATGTGTGTTTGACATATTCAAAATAAACTTCATGAAAACTGCATACATCAtccatttggctggtggtttgggGGGACAAAAAATCAAATAGAAGAAACATCATAGTCCGGTCATGAAAATGCTGTCCTTATTTAATTTTGCATATAACACAGGTAGTTACAGAATGCTTGTTGTGAAGCTGACAGAGTTTCAATGCATGGAGCAATAATTTCATCCTCACATGagcaaagaaataaaagatataATATGATTAACGTGGTTTTTGCATCAACAGCAGAAGATAGAGAGAAAGATATCTGACAGATCACCAGATAAGGCAGATATGTGTGACGCTAAAGACAGAAACCAAAATTAACTAATTGAGTGACAAATATCTTTTACCTGTTGATATCAGCGATCAAGGGAGTTGCATAAATGCTGGAACTAACTTCAGTCTGCCATCTCAGCTCCACATGCTTCGGACATTTGGTCTTCAATAAAGCATCTTCATCCCTATAAGATAAAATATAGATAAACTTCTTGAGTGCATAAAGCAATTCATATAGACGGCCACTATTAATTAACTGGTGTTTAAAGGTTTTCAATTTAAATAGTACTTAGACATGTCAAAAATCCTTACGACTCTTGTATAAATATTGTGACAAGCCTAAGTAAACTTACATCCTAAGTTCACTTCTACAGATATGAACTTAACTCAAATTCATTGAACGCATAAAATGTAAGCACCTTACTTGTTAAGGTAACAAACCAAGCTCTAGGCCTTGCATTAAATAAGTATTAAGTACATAGTTTGCTCC from Panicum virgatum strain AP13 chromosome 9K, P.virgatum_v5, whole genome shotgun sequence encodes:
- the LOC120649234 gene encoding protein DEFECTIVE IN EXINE FORMATION 1-like translates to MRPLLALAAACALLVAAGAAAEEAKNSTNKFRQREASDDMLGYPHLDEDALLKTKCPKHVELRWQTEVSSSIYATPLIADINSDGKLEVVVPSFVHYLEVLEGTDGDKLPGWPAFHQSNVHSSPLLYDIDKDGVREIALATYNGVVNFFRVSGYMMMDKLEVPRRKVRKDWYVGLNPDPVDRSHPDVHDNSIAKEAASKESPTIEQNKSGSVEGGEAQKNGSVQQHSVETKPNSTQAQENVELLNIVDNTHSGSVSSVTTAAENTSQTQRRLLQTTDKSDDKTGSSKTHESDSGAKVAATAENNEPLEEDADASFDLFRDPEDLPDEYNYDYDDYDDESMWGDEDWKEQGHEKEENYVSIDAHILSTPVIADIDKDGVQEMVIAVSYFFDREYYDNPEHAKELEGIDVQKYFASGIVVFNLDTRQVKWTADLDLSTDTVNFRAHVYSSPTLVDLDGDGYLDILVGTGYGLFYVIDHRGKVRNKFPLEMAEIHAPVIAADINDDGKIEMVTTDSHGNVAAWTAEGDEIWEVHLKSLIPQRPTVGDVNGDGHTDVVVPTVSGNIYVLSGKDGSKIQPFPYRAHGRIMSPVLLLDMSKHGENAKGLTLATTSFDGYLYLIEGSSGCADVVDIGETSYTMVLADNVDGGDDLDLIVTTMNGNVFCFSTPSPHHPLKEWRSSNQGRNNAAYQYNREGIYVKHGSRTFRDEEGKNFWVEFEIVDKYRVPYGNQAPYNVTVTLLVPGNYQGDRRIVVSSVYHQPGKQRMMLPTVPVRTTGTLLLEMVDKNGLYFSDEFSLTFHMHYYELLKWLVLLPMIGMFGVLVILRPQEGAPLPSFSRNID